The genomic segment AACCGCCATCTCTGGATTCGTTCGCGGAAACAGTGGGCGGTTCTGCGCATTCGCCACGCAGTTTATTACGCGATTACGGAATATCTGAACGATAACAATTTCATCCGCTTTGATTCGCCGATTTTGACTCCGAATGCCTGCGAAGGAACGACGACACTTTTTCAGGTTCCGTATTTCGATCTCGGCAAAGCCTATTTGTCGCAATCTGGGCAGTTGTATTTGGAAACCGGCATCATGAGCTTTGGGCGAGTTTATGATTTCGGTCCGGTTTTCCGCGCCGAGAAATCCAAAACGCGGAAACATCTGACGGAATTCTGGATGATGGACGCCGAAGCCGCATTCGTCGAACATGCGGAAAACATGCAAATTCAGGAAGAACTCATCCGGTTCGTCATTCGGAAAGTAATTGAAAAAAATATGACGGAACTGGAAATTCTTGAGCGCGACATCGAAAAACTACGGAAAGCCGACGCGCCGTTTGGAAAAATGACACACCACGATGTGGTTGATTTCCTCCGGTCGAAAGGGTCCGAAATCAATTATCAGGATGATCTCGGCGCACAAGATGAATTTTTATTGACCGAACATTCCGACGTGCCGATTTTTATCGAGAAATGGCCGAAGGAAATCAAGGCTTTTTACATGAAGCGCGATCCCGAAAACCCCAACCTTGTTTTGGGCGACGATTTAATCGTGCCGGAAGGTTTCGGCGAAATCATCGGCGGTTCGCAGAGGGAAGACGACCACGACCTTCTGCTTCAGCGGATGCAGGCGGAAAATATGCCGATTCAGGATTATCAGTGGTTTCTCGACATGCGAAAATACGGCTCGGTTCCGCACAGCGGATTCGGCGTCGGGCTTGAACGACTTGTGACGTGGATGTCCGGCGTTCAGCATATCCGCGAAACGATTCCATTCCCGCGAACGATTTATCGCATTCAGCCATGATCCGGCAGTTTCAATTATCGATGCGAGATGTGAAATGAAAGAAAATTACTCACCTATTAGTCGGTCAAAAGAAACCAAACGCCAACCGATCATCGCCGTTATCGGTGGGCGGGAATGCGACGAAGAAATCTGGCAACTTGCTTATCTTGTGGGGAAAGGAATTGCCGAACGCGGCGCGATCTTGATCTGCGGCGGCAAGAACGGTGTAATGGAAGCCGCTTGCCACGGCGCGTTTGACGCTGACGGACTCACGATCGGCATTATGACCGGCGGAGATGATTCCGAAGCCAATCCATTCGTGAAAATTGTAATTCCGACGGGAATTGGCGTCGCGCGGAATTCGATCATCGTTCGGGCTTGTGACGCGGCGATTGCCGTTGGCGGGAAATATGGTACGCTCTCGGAAATTGCTTATTGTCTGCAAATCGGGAAGCGCGTTTGCTCGTTGAAATCGTGGGCAATCGACGGCGTCGTTCAGGTGAAAACGCCGGAAGAAGCGCTGGGTTTTGCATTCGCCGACATCGCCAATCCTTCCGGATCGTCCGGTTTTAAATAATCTGTTGAAAATGGATAAGGAATCGTTGTATTTTAAGTATGAATCAAGAATGAATCATGAAGATCAACGTAAAAATGACGGTTCAGGGAGTTGTTCAAGGTGTCGGATTCCGGTACTTTGCGATGAGAAAAGCGGCAATGTTTCAAGTTTTCGGGTTTGTGCAGAATTTGGATAATGGAGATGTCTATATCGAAGCGGAAGGCGAAGAGGGTTTGGTGAACGATTTTGTCCGGGAAATTCAGATCGGCCCAATGTTCGGTACCGTGACGGATGTTATCAAAAACCGGTCGGAAAAGTTGGTTGGATACCACAGATTTGAGGTTCGGTTTTGAGCAGAACGATATACATTGCGATGGCGCAGATCAATCCGACGCTTGGCGATCTGAAAGGCAACAGCGCGAAGATCGGCGAGTTCATACGGAAAGCTAAACAGAAAGGCGCCGACTTAGTTGTTTTCCCCGAATTGAGTATCACCGGTTATTCGCCGATGGATTTGCTCTACGATTCGGGATTTATCTCCGAGAATGTACGTTACCTCAAACTTGTCGCTGATACGATGCCAGA from the Candidatus Marinimicrobia bacterium CG08_land_8_20_14_0_20_45_22 genome contains:
- a CDS encoding asparagine--tRNA ligase, whose amino-acid sequence is MMNFVNVKDVKNYNGQEVTLRGWIYNLRTSGKIWFLLLRDGTGLIQGVVSKNDTTEDVFSKKDVLTQESSVTVSGLIHEDKRSPSGFELIVKNIIIHQIAVDYPIALKDHGVEFLMENRHLWIRSRKQWAVLRIRHAVYYAITEYLNDNNFIRFDSPILTPNACEGTTTLFQVPYFDLGKAYLSQSGQLYLETGIMSFGRVYDFGPVFRAEKSKTRKHLTEFWMMDAEAAFVEHAENMQIQEELIRFVIRKVIEKNMTELEILERDIEKLRKADAPFGKMTHHDVVDFLRSKGSEINYQDDLGAQDEFLLTEHSDVPIFIEKWPKEIKAFYMKRDPENPNLVLGDDLIVPEGFGEIIGGSQREDDHDLLLQRMQAENMPIQDYQWFLDMRKYGSVPHSGFGVGLERLVTWMSGVQHIRETIPFPRTIYRIQP
- a CDS encoding TIGR00725 family protein; the protein is MKENYSPISRSKETKRQPIIAVIGGRECDEEIWQLAYLVGKGIAERGAILICGGKNGVMEAACHGAFDADGLTIGIMTGGDDSEANPFVKIVIPTGIGVARNSIIVRACDAAIAVGGKYGTLSEIAYCLQIGKRVCSLKSWAIDGVVQVKTPEEALGFAFADIANPSGSSGFK
- a CDS encoding acylphosphatase (catalyzes the hydrolysis of acylphosphate) produces the protein MKINVKMTVQGVVQGVGFRYFAMRKAAMFQVFGFVQNLDNGDVYIEAEGEEGLVNDFVREIQIGPMFGTVTDVIKNRSEKLVGYHRFEVRF